The Oncorhynchus masou masou isolate Uvic2021 chromosome 31, UVic_Omas_1.1, whole genome shotgun sequence genome includes a region encoding these proteins:
- the LOC135524919 gene encoding gastrin/cholecystokinin type B receptor-like yields MNLTNFYSNFGHSFSTNLSLLGPQHEHNNGSLQEDNNPYSDLFLFSGHEPSTIVLVVMYSLSFLTGLGGNIMALLVLTRKRTGLAEVSATRRLLVNLAVCDMMVVCVCMPVNLGLQVYNAWVFGEFLCRTVPFVQAVSVSASVLSLAVISLNRYYSVHNPLHARSFFTGRRILCMICVVWSASSVLCIPLLFMNTTQTLSLLDITVTVCVESWNEVKLKQRYSFLLFCSLYGFPVLFNLVISVLTGWKLWGTDDKRAQDSNTFGVKLSLSRLKVRKRIAKMVLSLVVLFTLSWLPLYVVDIWLDLNMTASLKNEDDVNQVNHEWILHGRPFALWLGLTNSALNPLCYCFVGNLHRSAKRFRKSYRLKLSSVCSLLPQQSSMPMGSISVPKVVPYSRAQSVNRSAEMGASRKYANLGNKLTKSKSLSSVTACETVFD; encoded by the coding sequence ATGAATCTAACGAATTTTTACTCCAATTTTGGACATTCATTTTCAACAAATCTTTCACTTTTGGGACCTCAACATGAGCACAACAACGGGAGTTTACAGGAGGATAACAACCCCTACTCGGACTTGTTCTTATTTTCGGGACACGAACCGAGCACCATCGTGTTGGTGGTTATGTACTCCCTGTCCTTCCTCACGGGGCTTGGAGGGAACATTATGGCTCTCCTGGTCCTCACCCGAAAGAGGACGGGTCTGGCGGAAGTGTCGGCGACCCGCAGACTGCTGGTAAACTTGGCGGTGTGTGacatgatggtggtgtgtgtgtgcatgccagtTAACCTGGGACTCCAGGTCTACAACGCTTGGGTGTTCGGTGAGTTTCTGTGCCGCACCGTGCCGTTCGTTCAAGCGGTATCGGTGTCTGCAAGCGTCCTGAGCCTGGCTGTGATCAGTCTGAACCGCTACTACAGCGTCCACAATCCTCTCCACGCCCGTTCTTTTTTTACCGGGCGGCGGATACTGTGTATGATCTGTGTGGTGTGGAGCGCGTCGTCGGTGTTGTGCATACCGCTCCTCTTCATGAACACCACCCAGACTCTGTCGCTGCTGGACATCACCGTCACTGTGTGCGTGGAGAGCTGGAACGAAGTCAAACTGAAACAGAGATATAGCTTCCTGCTCTTTTGCTCTCTCTACGGCTTTCCGGTGTTGTTTAACCTGGTTATAAGCGTGCTGACCGGCTGGAAGCTGTGGGGCACCGACGACAAACGGGCGCAAGATTCAAATACATTTGGCGTTAAGCTATCACTGTCCCGCCTCAAAGTGCGTAAAAGGATAGCCAAAATGGTGCTGTCACTAGTTGTGCTTTTCACACTGTCCTGGCTACCTCTGTATGTAGTGGATATATGGTTAGACTTGAACATGACTGCATCTTTAAAGAATGAGGATGATGTGAACCAGGTCAACCACGAGTGGATTCTTCACGGGAGACCATTTGCGCTATGGTTGGGTCTGACCAACTCCGCTCTCAACCCGCTCTGTTATTGTTTCGTGGGGAACTTGCACAGGTCTGCGAAACGGTTCAGGAAGAGCTACCGACTGAAACTGTCGTCAGTGTGCAGTCTGTTGCCACAGCAGTCCTCCATGCCTATGGGCAGCATCTCAGTGCCCAAAGTCGTGCCATATAGCAGGGCGCAATCAGTGAATCGCAGCGCAGAGATGGGCGCATCGAGAAAGTACGCCAATTTAGGCAATAAACTAACAAAGAGCAAGAGCCTGTCCTCTGTGACAGCGTGTGAGACTGTTTTCGACTGA